One region of Flavobacterium sp. KACC 22763 genomic DNA includes:
- a CDS encoding PH domain-containing protein yields MGIFSAILGNAGSVSQEDLIKKYGQLLTANEEIEMGFKLIRDTFIFTNKRLILVDVQGITGSKTEYKSIGYKSITRFSVETAGTFDLDAELKIWISSEQHPSIVKQFNKSVNVYEVQKILAFHVLG; encoded by the coding sequence ATGGGAATATTTTCAGCTATTCTTGGCAATGCAGGTTCAGTAAGCCAAGAAGATTTAATTAAGAAATACGGACAGCTTTTAACAGCAAATGAAGAAATCGAAATGGGTTTCAAACTTATCCGCGACACTTTCATTTTTACTAATAAAAGATTAATCTTAGTCGATGTGCAAGGAATCACGGGAAGCAAAACAGAATATAAATCTATTGGCTACAAAAGCATCACAAGATTTAGTGTAGAAACTGCAGGAACTTTTGACTTAGACGCCGAATTAAAAATCTGGATTTCTAGCGAACAGCACCCAAGTATTGTAAAGCAATTCAACAAATCGGTTAATGTTTATGAAGTGCAGAAGATTCTAGCTTTTCATGTATTAGGATAA
- a CDS encoding RNA polymerase sigma factor, giving the protein MEINSKIEKAKKGDQIAFTFLLDHYWNEVYSFMLKRTENETTAEDITIETFSKAFDKIASYNSEFQFNTWLIAIAKNVYIDLLRKKKTNLFIEITDNEDQQAYNIADPTPSAEDALIKEQNLSRLLLCIKELKPHYQEVIQLRYFQEMSYQEIAAKIDEPLSSVKVKLLRAKKLLAEIIERNR; this is encoded by the coding sequence TTGGAAATAAATTCTAAAATAGAAAAAGCAAAAAAAGGCGATCAGATCGCCTTTACTTTTTTATTAGATCATTATTGGAATGAGGTGTATTCGTTTATGCTCAAACGTACCGAAAATGAAACCACCGCAGAAGATATTACGATAGAAACTTTCTCCAAAGCTTTTGACAAAATTGCTTCTTACAATTCAGAATTCCAGTTTAATACCTGGCTTATCGCAATTGCAAAAAACGTCTATATTGATTTGCTTCGAAAAAAGAAAACCAATCTTTTTATAGAAATCACAGACAACGAAGACCAACAGGCATACAACATTGCCGACCCTACTCCATCTGCAGAAGATGCATTAATCAAAGAACAGAATCTTTCGCGTCTGCTTCTATGCATCAAAGAACTCAAACCGCATTATCAAGAAGTAATTCAGCTTCGCTATTTTCAGGAAATGTCTTATCAGGAAATTGCCGCTAAGATTGATGAACCATTAAGCAGTGTCAAAGTAAAGCTTTTACGTGCTAAAAAATTATTAGCTGAAATTATCGAACGTAACAGATAA
- a CDS encoding glycosyltransferase has translation MLIYIFYFFIAIVAVQLFYYLGVFGKFAFAKPQHVKPKNLPVSVIVCAKNEEENVKKYIPLLAQQDYPDFEIVLIDDASSDETLEVFEEFEKEFSNIRLVKVENNEAFWGNKKYALTLGIKAAKKDYLLFTDADCFPSSKDWITSMTSQFTMNKTIVLGYGGYEKVERSFLNKIIRFETILTAMQYFSWAKMGLPYMGVGRNLAYKKEEFFNVNGFIDHIQIRSGDDDLFINQAANKANTTICYTPESFTYSEPKKTYKEWFTQKRRHISTAEHYKFFDKMQLGLFFLSQLFFFLLVIILLAFQFQWIAVLAILATRYTIVWTVVGCSAGKLKEKDIKIWFPVVEIALILTQINIFITNIFSKPVYWK, from the coding sequence ATGCTTATATACATATTTTACTTTTTTATTGCTATTGTTGCAGTTCAACTTTTTTATTATCTCGGAGTTTTTGGAAAATTTGCTTTTGCCAAACCACAGCACGTGAAGCCTAAAAATCTTCCTGTTTCTGTAATTGTGTGTGCTAAAAACGAAGAGGAGAATGTCAAAAAATATATTCCACTTTTGGCACAACAAGATTATCCTGATTTTGAAATTGTTTTAATTGACGATGCATCAAGCGATGAAACTCTTGAAGTTTTTGAAGAATTTGAAAAAGAATTCTCTAATATCCGTTTGGTAAAAGTTGAAAACAATGAAGCTTTTTGGGGAAACAAAAAATACGCTTTAACACTTGGAATAAAGGCAGCAAAGAAAGATTATTTACTTTTTACAGATGCAGATTGTTTCCCAAGTTCTAAAGATTGGATTACCTCTATGACTTCGCAGTTTACCATGAACAAAACAATAGTTTTGGGTTACGGAGGTTATGAAAAAGTAGAGCGCTCATTTTTAAATAAAATCATTCGCTTTGAAACTATTCTTACTGCAATGCAATATTTTTCATGGGCAAAAATGGGGCTTCCTTATATGGGAGTCGGCAGAAATCTTGCCTATAAAAAAGAAGAGTTTTTTAATGTAAATGGTTTTATCGACCATATTCAGATTCGTTCTGGCGATGATGATTTGTTCATTAACCAAGCCGCAAATAAAGCTAACACTACTATTTGTTACACACCTGAAAGTTTTACCTATTCCGAACCTAAGAAAACCTATAAAGAATGGTTCACTCAAAAAAGAAGACATATTTCTACTGCAGAACATTACAAGTTTTTTGACAAAATGCAGCTGGGATTATTCTTCCTATCACAATTATTTTTCTTTCTATTAGTTATTATACTATTAGCGTTTCAATTTCAATGGATTGCCGTATTAGCAATTTTAGCAACGCGCTATACAATAGTATGGACCGTCGTTGGATGTTCCGCAGGAAAACTAAAAGAAAAAGATATTAAAATTTGGTTTCCAGTTGTTGAGATAGCGCTTATATTAACGCAAATTAATATCTTTATAACTAATATCTTTTCAAAACCCGTATATTGGAAATAA
- a CDS encoding energy transducer TonB has translation MSKLSIYENKWTDLVFENKNKEYGAYQLRQENSKNSVTALFMGLLLITALGSAPVLISKIMTSPAEVDPEPQIYEPTIVNVDPIVVPPPPAPPAPVVEQSAVKSTDATQLTNPVMTRPEEAVDKIASNTENVPTVDNANGNGTAVNPMPATGGGEGNGVVASVAPKIEGPVSSAILDKQPEFPGGIAQFYKYVGNNFQRPELDVEKTLRVYVSFVVEKDGSLTDIIVRNDPGYGMGKEAIRVLKSLKTKWAPGILDGKRVRTAYNLPITIKTEVE, from the coding sequence ATGTCTAAATTAAGCATTTATGAAAACAAGTGGACCGATCTTGTTTTCGAGAACAAAAACAAAGAATACGGCGCATATCAATTACGTCAGGAGAATTCCAAAAATTCTGTTACAGCTCTCTTTATGGGTTTATTGTTAATAACGGCTTTAGGAAGTGCACCGGTACTTATTAGTAAAATTATGACTTCACCTGCTGAAGTTGATCCAGAACCTCAGATTTACGAACCAACGATTGTAAACGTTGACCCAATTGTTGTGCCACCGCCGCCAGCTCCGCCTGCACCAGTAGTTGAGCAAAGTGCTGTAAAATCAACAGACGCAACTCAATTAACAAATCCAGTGATGACAAGACCAGAAGAGGCAGTTGATAAAATTGCTTCAAACACGGAAAATGTACCAACTGTAGACAATGCAAATGGAAATGGAACTGCGGTCAATCCAATGCCTGCAACAGGAGGTGGAGAAGGCAATGGAGTTGTTGCTTCAGTAGCTCCTAAAATCGAAGGGCCTGTTTCTTCTGCAATTTTAGACAAACAACCTGAATTTCCAGGAGGTATTGCTCAGTTTTACAAGTATGTTGGAAACAATTTCCAAAGACCAGAACTTGACGTAGAGAAAACACTAAGAGTGTATGTTTCTTTTGTAGTTGAGAAAGATGGGTCGCTTACGGACATTATTGTTAGAAATGATCCAGGCTACGGAATGGGGAAAGAAGCCATTAGAGTTTTAAAATCATTAAAAACAAAATGGGCTCCAGGAATTCTTGACGGAAAACGAGTGAGAACTGCATACAATCTTCCTATTACAATAAAAACAGAAGTAGAATAA
- a CDS encoding DUF4184 family protein, translating into MPFTFSHPAIILPLRYLPKSWFSITALVVGSLTPDFEYFLRMKVKSDYSHTLNGIFWFDLPLALLLTFLFHNFTRNLLFQNLPSFIRSRILVFTDFNWNVYFKRNWLIVLISLLIGIFSHILWDAFTHKHGYFVNQIETLKNTIAIFGTEIPFWKIAQHFSSLIGSIILLISIFGLPIADNSTISINKLYWSSVILFTTAILFMRFILNPKALNFGNLVVTFIASFLIAITIIPFIIKFKSIQKK; encoded by the coding sequence ATGCCTTTCACTTTTTCGCATCCAGCAATAATTCTTCCTTTGAGATATTTACCAAAATCATGGTTCTCTATAACAGCATTAGTAGTTGGAAGTTTAACACCAGATTTTGAATATTTTCTGCGAATGAAAGTTAAAAGCGATTACAGTCACACTTTAAACGGCATTTTTTGGTTTGATTTACCTCTTGCTCTTTTATTGACTTTCCTTTTTCACAATTTTACAAGAAATCTATTATTTCAAAATCTTCCTTCATTTATCAGAAGCCGAATTCTGGTTTTTACAGATTTTAACTGGAATGTTTATTTTAAAAGAAATTGGCTTATCGTTTTAATCTCTTTACTGATCGGAATATTTTCTCATATTTTATGGGATGCCTTTACCCATAAACACGGTTATTTTGTCAATCAAATTGAAACTTTGAAAAACACGATAGCAATCTTTGGAACAGAAATTCCGTTCTGGAAAATAGCTCAGCATTTCAGTAGCTTGATTGGAAGCATTATTCTATTGATATCTATCTTTGGATTGCCAATAGCAGACAATTCTACAATTTCGATTAATAAATTATATTGGAGTTCTGTAATTTTATTTACCACAGCAATTTTATTTATGCGATTTATACTAAATCCAAAAGCTTTAAACTTTGGTAATTTAGTTGTCACTTTTATAGCCTCTTTTTTAATTGCAATAACAATAATTCCATTCATAATTAAATTCAAATCGATTCAGAAAAAATAA
- a CDS encoding FMN-binding negative transcriptional regulator: MYTPDLYKNENQEEIRAFLKENSFGILINQTNGKLCATHIPIELELNADGKEILQGHISKLNPQAEGFKENDQVLAVFTGPHSYISSSWYDHENVPTWNYIAVHVYGKIKIVDYETSIEQLKKLVDKYEANSENPIRVEALSEKTMREARGIFGFEIEIEEIQATKKLSQNRDDHNYKNIISELEKTENPQSIAVAKEMSKCRK; encoded by the coding sequence ATGTATACTCCAGATTTATACAAAAACGAAAATCAGGAAGAAATAAGAGCTTTTTTGAAAGAAAACAGTTTTGGAATCCTGATTAATCAGACTAACGGAAAGTTATGCGCAACACACATTCCGATAGAACTGGAACTGAATGCTGATGGAAAAGAAATCTTGCAAGGTCATATTTCAAAACTGAATCCGCAAGCAGAAGGTTTTAAAGAAAATGACCAAGTTTTGGCTGTATTTACTGGTCCGCATAGTTATATTTCATCTTCTTGGTACGATCATGAAAATGTTCCGACTTGGAATTATATAGCCGTGCATGTTTACGGAAAAATTAAGATTGTTGATTATGAAACTTCAATAGAACAACTAAAAAAGCTTGTAGATAAATACGAAGCTAACTCTGAAAACCCTATTAGAGTTGAAGCTTTATCTGAAAAAACAATGCGTGAGGCACGAGGAATCTTTGGTTTTGAAATCGAAATTGAAGAAATTCAAGCCACCAAAAAACTCTCTCAAAATCGTGACGATCACAATTACAAAAACATAATTTCTGAATTGGAAAAAACCGAAAACCCTCAGTCTATTGCTGTTGCAAAAGAAATGTCAAAATGCCGAAAGTAA